A region of the Primulina eburnea isolate SZY01 chromosome 7, ASM2296580v1, whole genome shotgun sequence genome:
CCTCCGACAGGAATTCTCGGTTCCCTTGAACCCCATTTCTGTCCAGTTGCTTCACAGCAACAATCTGGAAACAGATTAGCCATGTAAGATAATTTACCAGTTTTAAACGTTGAAAATGAAAGGCAAAAAGGAGAGATCAGACTctgaaatatttatgtttatacTTGATTTGTTTTCTTGAGGTATCCTTTGTAGACCCTCCCAAATCCTCCTTCACCTACTAGAAGTTCGGGATCGAAATTTTCTGTGGCATGAGCAAGTTCTCGGAAAGTAAATACTTCAGCCGGAACTCTCACATTTCCATGTTTGAGTATGTCTTCAGCGATTATCCTCTGTTTGCTGTTACCTGTTCATTacaatatcaaaatatcattcgATCTGTAAAGGATTACTTTAGAATTTCAGCGTTGAGGCTAAATACCTCGAAACAAAATGACATTAATTCTGATCAGAAGCAACTCTAGTTTCGTGGGAAAAAAAAAGAATCCAAAAGAAGTTATACGTGTAGAAAAACACAAAGGGTTCTTCCAATATTAATGGATAAAACCCAAAACTAAAGAAACCATGCACAGAAAAATACATCTGATGCAACATGAAGATTTTACCAGAAGAAATGGATATTATTATAGGATTCTAACCCGTATTCATCGATAAACTTCGGGCAATCGTGTATAATGTCTCGGCATCAGCCTTAATTTCTTTAACAGAAGTTCTAGAAGTTTTCAAAGAATTCTTCTTCATTGTATCGCTTCTCTTAATCCTGCAACAATACAGAATTCTCATCTCCTCTTCCCCCCCTTCCCTAGTCACGATTCAGCAACAAGAACCTTCTTCCTGACGTCCCCAAATAtcatataaaaaatttcattcTTGGATTcaaattttcttaattaaaatttaagatGATCAAAGGTGGCACACCAAGAAAAACAGAAAAAATAGGGAGGAATTATTGATCATTGAAGATGAACTGTGGGCAGATTTGCCTTAAAGAGACGCATGCAGTTGAAAAACTTATTTGAGATTGATTGAACAACAATCATGAAGAAGATGGGAAATAATATCTTTGTCCAATCATCATGGGAACAACTACTTTTCCTGCACCTTGGAAACAAGATAACACGTCGAATTTAAAGATTTTGGGCTCGCATTTTTCGGATAAAGTTGAGGGGCGCACCTCAAATCTTTTTCATGAAAATAATATACAAACTATTAGCTGTCGAGGGGGGCATGGAAATAAATCATGGTATTTCCCGTATTATATTATTTGCTTTGATTTGAAAACTGTTATCTTCCGCCAAACTCCATATGTTATACCTAACTACAATAATTACACTTTTTTTGtcgtaaaatgttttttttctcATGTTAATATGTGATCTCCTCAATTTACGGTTTAATCcactaatttatatttttttagatgtcattaataatactccgacgaagaaatattaaaattaaagaaaaaatgtAAATTATTAGATTAAACCGTGAATTCACCGATGataaaacttatgtgagacggtcttacaggtcgtattttgtgagacgagtctcttatttgggacatccatgaaaaaatattattttttatactaagtattgttttttattgtgaatataggtagaagtattactttttattctaattgtattgctttttattttaaatatcgatagggttgatacATTTCACAAGAGAACTACTCTTGACCGATACAGAACTAAGTATGTAATTTCTCCCGTACGAcatgtaaatatatatttaatatatgatatatgagcTCACGGCATTATAACAAGTTCGAACCGTATAAGTTCCAAGCATTAATTTAAGAATAGATATCTTGTGTTCtgggtcaatcctatcgatattcacaataaaaagtagaactcttagcataaaaagtaatattttttcatggatgactcaaataagacatctgtctcacaaaatacggtCCATGAGAGCGTgtaacacaagtttttgtcttaatttaattgaaattgaaatgGACCAATTTAGTTTAAATTCAAGTTCAAACTTTAACAGATAATGGAGTTGGTGCCCATTTAATAAAATTCAGTTTGAATTCAAATATTAGATTGTAAATATTAATGTGGTCAATTTGATTCATATATCTTGAATAGtacgtatttttttttttaaaaaagaagttatttaaattttgacagctcaatataataaaatttgtagTTGCTATATTTATTGACTCTTGAATCCTTGATGTGTTGGGAGGACCCCTACTCAATTATCAATGCTCATCACATGGGGGGTTTTGAGTTATGAGTTATGACCATTAATTCGTTCCAACTTTTTTGAGTATTTATTAAGTTTGTGAAAAGTAATGTTTCTTCAAGAAATTTCTTACATaccctttaaaaaaaattaaatatactaTACGTATGAGGTGTGAGAGAACGAGGGACTCAACTTTTTAAATATTTCCTCGACTCTTTGTACATAAAGTGGTGTTTCGAAGATATATACAATTGTTGGTCGGTCTCCATCCCTATGCATTGCCAACATAGCGTGAAATGCTTTATAGTTTGGGCGGACATTCATATCAGATCCAACGTCTTTAATGTATTTGGAATCGTAGGGTCTGTGTCTGATAATGTAAACTCAACGCTCCAAATGTTTCGAGGCTATTGAATCTTGTACAAAGGTAAGAGCCTGTAACAATTGATACAAGACAAACAAACTCTATGTTGTCACTCAAACTTTGGTTAGAGTATCTATTTGTATATCCTCGAAATTTAGCAAAACATTTTGGTTAAAGTATTTACATGAATTGAAAAATTAGCAAATTCACATTATAAGTTGGTTTGTTTAAGGTTTTGGTCATCTAATTAGACGAGATTTTATGCTAATTTCATTGATtagttatttttattcattagTCGTTTTTTTACGGTAAGaactcttattttttttttgaacataCGGTAAGAACTCTTGTAATTCATTGAAAATTGAAAATGTCAATCAACCAAAAATGAAAAGAACTACACTCCTAAATAAAGGGGGAATGAGACGAAGAAGCAAAAGAGACGATGATGTGAGCAACATAATTCGTAGAACGCCGAGTATGACTAGGAGAGTGGCTTCCCTGAAGAGCCAGAAGTCGTCTGATATCTATTGCTAGGGCCCCGGCATTAGCCATTTTCCGTTATATGTTGTTTGATATTGTTAACATATCTAACATCATGTTAGTACTCCGATTAAATcatatttgaattatttaaataaacaaaaCTTAAAACTGAATAAGTTTCTGTACATGCATGTTTTGCAAACTTATTCAGACCTATCGTGAATCAATTAAAAACTTATCTGGCCGATtcaccttttttttttattattatttttgtttagattttgattattattatttttaaaatatttcatatattttaaatttaattttagttatatatatctttatttggattttaaattttgttaaaatattattttaatagttgtttagattttaaaatttgataaatatattgtatttttatttacgAAAACATTTAAGAtttttagaatttgaaacatattatttactatattatattattattttatatgatataaCAATTTTTCGATTCGATCGGTTGAAGTGGTTCGATCTTCTGTCTGGTTAtgaaaaaaattgaataatagtataaattttaaagaaaacttTCATTCAACGCTTTTAAAGAGTGTTTGCTCTGTATAGAATAATATATGTATAATAAACCGTAATATATGgtgaatttgaaatttgataaaaacTTGTAGCAAAAATACTGTACACAgtcatttcaaaataaaatttaaaaagtatTTTATTAAAGAGTATAATAATATATGAGTGAGTCTGCCGTAGCTGGCGGCTCGTAACACGTGCCTTAGAAACATCACACGTGTCAACCTAGTCCGTCCGTCTCCTCCAAACCCCACCGTTTGAACTACAAAACCCGAATTCTCCGACGTCCAACTGCTCCATCAAACAATGCTCGTGCACACCGCCGATGGCCATTTTCCGATCACTCATATCTCGATTCTCCCGATCTCCAAGTTACCCCCGCGATTCATCTCGCCTCAGAACCATTTTCTCCCTTTCTTCGACCTCTCCTTCCCCGATTTCAGCTCCATTTCTGCTTTACACCCCCGTGAAAATTTCCCATACGCACTTTCTCTTCCGTTCTAGGTTTCTATTCCCAATCGGTGGGCCACTATTCCTCTGCAATCCTCCCTGGAAGCTGTCCCAATCCGCCACCCCTCTCCTCCTCCAGCCCAACGTCGCCTCATACTTCATTAAACTCCGTGCCCTTAATTTACTCCAGAAGCCCTCTTTTCCTCACAATTTACGTTTTCGACCTGCTTATGATGCGCAGAAGCTGTTGACCGAGGGTGCCGACGACAAATTTGGAAATGCGTCTGCAATAGATGCTCCCGGCAGTCATGATGTAATCATCGACAGTTACCTCAATCTTCCTAATTATATCTCATTCGCGCGGATGCTCTCCGGTCCATTGCTTGGATGGTGTGTTTTACAATTTTTCAATCTGATATTTCCAACGGCAAAGTTTACTTCATTATGTCATATGTGTTATTTCTTTGTATATAGAGATTGATTGTGATTTTTTGGGAGCTTTGGAGGGAACTCCGGAGTGAAACATTATTGACTTCAAAAATATGCTCCCTAAAGAATGTTTAATGTGCGATATTTTAACTTTTGGGTAGACCGAATCAAGTGTTTATTGCTGCACCATTTTGCAGGATGATTGCAAATGACATGTATTCATATGCCTTTATTGGACTTGCTATATCTGGAGCTACTGATTGGGTATGAATTGTAGTTCCGGTTGCTTTGTGGTATTGTAATATGTATCCAATACTCCTCTCCTCACGTCTCTACCTACATTTTTAGCTCGATGGTTATATAGCTAGGAAGATGGGAATCAATTCTGTAGTTGGGTCCTACCTTGATCCATTAGCCGACAAGGTTTGTTTCTGTTTTCTTTTTAATggcattgatatatgttcaaTGTCAAGTAATCCTCCATCATGTTGCACCAGCTTTTATATATTTGGTACAAAAATATGTTTAGTAACTTTGTTTGCTCATATGTGGCGATGATTACGTTTTGACAGGTTCTAATCGGATGTGTTGTGCTTGCAATGGTAGATAAGGATCTCCTACATCGTGAGTAAAACTTACGTTATTATTCCTGCACTACCTTATTTTTATAGTACAAAGTTTTTTTACTTTCCTTAGGGTCAGgacatgatttttttattactcATGGTAATTTTGTTCAGTATTATGAATAAGCATCTATGTCTGTCCGCGCGTGTGTGTGTTATTTCTATCATGTTCTGGATTAGTTTCTTCATTATCCAGCATTTTGTTTCAGCCGGTAAATAGTATAGTACAGCCTGATTTTAGTCTAGAATACCAGATAGTTAAGAAACAGTTTTCTAGCATTTTGGCTATTATCCACTACCTGTAAATCATTGCGATAGagttattttttgtttatttatttttatcggGATAGAGCTTATTTGAATATGAGACATGTTCCTTATTTTGTACCTTGtgatttgtgttttattgtgCATCTGTCTTAACTTGAAGCTGGACTGGTTTCACTTGTTGTTCTGCGTGATTTTGCTCTTGTTTGTGGTGCGGTCTATAAAAGAGCTAGCAGTTTGGACTGGGAGGTGAGACCAATGTCAATCATAGCATCGGTTTGGCTATAGCTAGTATCTTGCCTTTCTTACttctttttttcccttttttttcGCAATTAGAGAAACAGTTGGCATGACTTCTTCAACCTGGATGGGGCGCATTCCCAAAAAGTTGAGCCTCTCTTGATAAGCAAGGTACACCGTATGATATTTTGCACTTTGTGCGTCGAAAAAGAACTTTAAAAGGCTGCAACTTACCTTTTTCTCCTACCTCGGTATAGTTATAGAGTGTTATTTAAGGTATTATATGTGTCTTGATTTGTGGTTTCTAGTCTGGAATTAGTGTAAGTAGTTAAAGGTTTTAACATTTCTCAGTTTGTGCTTGGCGCACAATCGGTATCATTATAACTGGTGTCAAATATGTGTAACAAGATTTAAACTAAGGTTATAAAACAATATTCTTCCCGTCCACAGTTAAATACGGTGCTCCAGTTGGTCCTGGTTGCGGCAGCTCTTCTTCAGCCAGAATATGGGAATGAAGAAACCCAATTTTTTATCCACATCTTGAGGTAATTTCATCAAATCGTCCATGTTTCCATGGAATTCTGCATGGTGATTAAATTATCCTACTATTTTGGTTTGGTGCAGTTGGGTTGTGGCTTCTACAACGGTGGCGTCAACTGCAGCATATGGGGCACAATATCTGAGAAATGGAACCAAATTTGTAAAGAAGCCCCAGGCCAGAACATGAACAGAGCACCTGGCTGCTCTATCATTTGCCACAGCAGCTGAGATGTTCTTTGGAGCCAAGTTATCATGTGTGATTTCTTGGTGTCTCCGCAAAATCGAACGATACGTCTCACATTATGTGACGCGGAGAAAGTGAGCTTTAGACCATTACAAGTTTGACGATCACTTTTTGGTTTACCACTTGTATGCGTATACACAAATGGGATTTCTGTATTACAAAGGTTAATGCCCCGCCCCCTTTCTCAAAATAtgaataataatagtaataataataatattaaagaGTCTCAATTTACATTTGATTAACATTTTATGTTCACACTCCGTATACGTTGTGAAAAATCTTACATTTTTATTATGGAAAAAAAAATCCCCATTTTCTTTACCAAGTAACATCTAGTGAAATGCATAAGCAGGCATGCCCAAACAAATAGTTATTGCCCAATTCCTGAGATACAAAAATCTGGATCTTTCCCAAAAAAAGATCTGGAATAAATAGTATGTATCATCAGAACCAAACTACAATAACCGCAATAGGAAACAGGTGCTTGGATATATCATCTATAGGGTGGTGTTCCAAACCTTGATATGAAAAATGCAAAGGAATCACATGTATTTTCTCGCTTGAAAACATTGCATTACATTGTAAACCTTAGATTGGGAACTGTCCATGCGGTAGCATGAACAaatccaaaaccaagaaaaccGCAAAGCACCATTTTCAGTAAAATAAAACGAAAGAGAAGGAAAAAATTAGAACTCCCTACTCTATTTTAGTAAGTTTTCCTCAATCTCAGCCCAAGCACCAGCATTCCTCGAGAACTTCTCCTTCACCTGCCCAATAATCCACCTTGCTTCATCAATCTTTTCGATGCTCGCTAACCCATCAACGAGAGATTTCATAGTCGACATATTTGGTACCCAGCCTTCCGACATACTCTCCTTACAAATAGCTAATGCACTCTCAAAATCCTGTCCTCGGCACATATAATAAATCAGCGTAAAATAACACTTGGCATCCGGCTTCAATTTTGAATCAATCATCTCCTTGAACAAGCTCTTGGCTATTTCCATTTTGCCTTCAACGCAAAACCCGTGAATCAAATGGTTGTATGTCACCCGATTTGGCTTCCTACCCCTGCCCAAGATTGTGTCCAGCAACACCTTTGCTTCCGTGGATCTCTTGAGCTTACACAAGCTCTGAATCCTGACATTGTATATCCCGATACTGGTTGCCACACCATGTTTCTTCATCAATTCCATCATTTTACCCACGTCGCTAAATTTTTCCTCCTTGTAAAAGCCTGCAATCACAGTGGCAAATGTTGTTCCGTTGGGTTTTATTCCCTTTCTCTCCATCTCTGCCAAGATAGAGTGTGATGAATTCGCACTGCCCGACTCGCAGAATCCCTTCAGGACAGTGTTGTACGTTTCCAAAGTCGGTGCCAAGCCATACTTGTTAGGATACTCTGAAAAGACCCTCTTCAGTTCGCCGTATTCCCCTGCTAATATACACGAAAACAACAGGGAGTTCAAAGTCTTGACGCTTCTATCAACGCCCATCTGAGGCATTTCGTCGAACAGCTTGGCAGCGTCACCGATAAGACCCGCCTGGCCGTATAAGATAACGAAATGGGACACAAAGCGTTCGGATTTGAAATCAGGCCGGGTAACGGACTCCTTTATGAGGCTCCGAATGCCTTCGTAATAGTGTGATTGTTTCAGGCTCGAAATGGCTCGCGAGTAGGCAACTCGATCGAGGTGCGACTCTGGAGTTAGGGCGGCGGCTCTGCAGATGTCGAGAATGCGTTCTGGGTTTTTCTCAAAGCGGATGAGCGAGAGTGCGGAGCGGGATTTCTCTTTGCTTGTGAGCAGCGATTTGGAATCTGGGTTCAAAATCGAGGTGGAGAAAAGGCGGAAGCGTTGAAGACTCGACGATCGGAGATTGCAGCGTAATGCCATTGGTTTGTTTAAGGGAGCTGAGCTGTGCTGGACTTGCAATCAAGGGTTTATGTAATAGAAAATGTTTATCAAAATTAAATTATCGAATTTTGTTTTTCATCCAATTTTTTTCAGTCATTTCCATTTCAAAAACAgataattttcatcttaattttttttaaaaaaattcttctcTAATTTTTCTATGGACCAAAAACAATATCTGACAATAAATTTAATTCCTTCTCTACTTTTTCTATAAACCAAATGGATATATCcatttggatatatatatatatatatatatatatatatatatatatatatatatatatatatatatatatatatatatatatatatatataaattaaattaaaaattaatctaCTGATACATGAAGAAAAGTTACTTAGAATATTTTTACGACATAATTATCCTGTAATAGGTAAAAACcatagaaaataaaataacaatttgTATTTGATTTAGGGTTAGAGAATATGGGGGATCATTTCTTGTGCGATAACAAGAGAAATAATCAACAAAatgttttttttctattttattaCATATGCTCAAATGCAAACCAACGAGAAAAATTTTACATTGTTCATATGCCAGAAAAGATTAATTGCCTTACTAATATACCATGGACACTTTTGGGCTAGGGGGGCTTCTAAAACAGCTCCTAATGAAATTTCAAACAGATCCTACGTACATTACATGATCGATGAATCAATTCTGTTGGACATCCTCCGGTGGAGCAGCGAATCTTATATTAGCGGGCCTGGCTGCCACTACAGGTTCATCCGCAAATAATGATCTGATTAAACCTGGAGTTCTCAGGGGTCTTCGACCAGTCATTCTCGGGTACACGTCTTGAAGAAAATAGTAGGCATGACCAGCTATCATACCCTGACAATTCAATATTTTTGGGTAAGACCAAAAAAAAAACTGGCACATTCAGTACATATTTAGAGTACTTGTACAACTACAAGTTCATTATCAAACAAATAGTATTGAAACCTTTGCCACAATCCAATTATATCACACAAAATGATAATTTCCCCATCATTGGCATGCATATGATATTGTGAAACACCGTTCAAAAACTTAACACAAAGTGCCTAAAATATCTGTCACTTCACGATAAAGATTCATAGAACCAATTGCAATATTGCATCAGTGAGGACTTACCAGTAGATCCACCCAAGCACTGGCACCGACAAGGACAGAAAACCCAAGGAGGACCTGCAGAAAGGTAAACACAATGTCACACACACTATCACCAGATGTATGGACATAACTATAATTGACCAAGTGTAGTTGAAGGAACGCCCTCAAAATGCAACAATAAATAACTTTTCCCTCGTATTACTCACACATTTACCAAACAATTGGGGAGTAAAACATTGAGGCTGATAATAAAATTAGGAACCTTCTCAAAATGCCAACACATATAGACTCTGATTAAACTGAACGTGACAAAGGAGAGAAATGAGTAAAATTATTGTGAGGAAAATTGAACAAGCATCCATGCAACTGGTTGATGAAAATTTAAGCCCACTTACCCATGGTAAATAGGCTGCTGTGAATGTAAAGAGGCCCAAAAAGCTCATGTGGATGAAGGGATTCTGCTTGCTCCATACATATACCTACAAAATCAGAAAAGCAAGATTCCAGGAGAAGTAAGGTTCGACAGCAATGAGAATGCAATTGTTAAACGTGCAGTTCTTCTGGCCACAGGCAGCATACCATCATAAATGTGAGTGAGTTGCTAAGGAAGATGATCTTTGCAAATGACTCTGAGACATAAGGAATCATCCCACCGATAAGAACAATGCCAGTCAAAACTGATGCACCAAACAACAGCATATAGAAGAAATCGGCTGTCCTCCCACGGAAGGAATTCTCTTCAAGAAGCTTGCAATACCGAGCAAGAAAGAACATGTGGAACAGAAAGTCCAAATCTGGAAAGAAAAGTAACAGTGTTATCGAAAGGAAGTATTGGTTGAGAAAAAATTCATCAAGTTGGATGCTAACTTCCTCCAAAATAAAGCAAAACATAACTCCAGCTAAAATGAATCTGTGAAGcattaaaaatcaaattcagCATCATTAAATTGTCTAAAAAAAGGAACTTATCCCAGTGCACATCTGCATGTCTGCAATAACTTTTTTAATAAGAAACACAGATTAATTAGCCGGCATCTAATCAGCTCATCATTGGCCAATATCTGCACCAAAACCTTTTTCTCCATTTATTGAGTATGAACAAAGAACAAAAAAAAGTAAATTTTGCAGTTAGGCGTGAGAAACATCCCACTGTAccacaaaagaaagaaaagatgCCTACATCATACATGTACATGATTTGGACCAATAGAAACATTTAACAAATACAGTAACGTTTCTAAAAATAAGGAACAATAAACACACCCAAGCATGTATTCAATGACAAAGAGTAAAATAGCAGCAGAATTAATCGGGAGGTTTATACTGTCAAAATGGCCAAGGCACGGACATCATTCCCTAATATTTGATAGCACAAAGTAATGATCATATGCATCAGACATGATTAAATTGAGCCCCACAAAATGATTTATTTCCATTCATTCATCACTAAATAAACACAAAAATCCACCAGATGAACCCATCTTCGTGAAGGATAGTAAACAGATTAGTTACCCATTTTGCGAAAATACAAGAAATTGGTAATAACCCGCCATATTTGGTAATGTTTCACCACGAGCTTGGGATTCAAGTACAAATCATAAGGGGATATTATCTGCAAATCACAACAAATAAATGCAACTTAGTAAAGTGCCCAATCCAAAAACCTCAGAAAGAAAACAAATACGCCAATAGCTGGGTGCTTTTTCCCTGCCAACCAATAAGTTCGTTTTTAACCCCCAAAAATAATCAGAACCAATAAAACTGTCTTCAGCTCCAAAGATGCAGCCTATATTACTTGAAAACCTATATGATGTCATACAAGAAAACACAAAACATACAAGATTCCATTTTCCTATAAAAAAAcactaaagatttctccagaaTATCAAAACTTGAAAATGAAAACGGAACAAGTAAACAGGCACAATAAATTACATCGAGAGAGCAACCAATCGTCGTCACAATCGCAGCTGTGAGGTAAGACCTCGTAATTATTGGCATCTGTTTGTACCATTCCTCCACGGCTTGTGCCATTCTATTTTCTCCAATACCCTCAATCAACTGATCAAACCACGAAAACCCTAACCAAAATCTCCAACACAATCAACAAAACCAAATACCACGAAATTGAGAGAAGACGTAGAATTATCAACAAAGTTGAAAAATTATTTCGATGAAATCGAGTTTTGATTATCCGGTTTCCTAATATCATACACCGATTGGATTGGAAATGAAATGGAAGAGGTTTTACTTTTCTCAACGTTTTGATTATCCGGTTTAGATTTAGTTATTATATTATCAATTTGTAAATAATttgatgtttatttaaataaggATTGGTGGGTTGCTTTGATCCACATGTGGGGCATTGTTCCACGTGGTTTGGATGGACAAAATTCATATtcatatatgattttaaaaaaattagtggacaTCATGTATGTATGGCTAAATTTGAACCTTGATTCTATCCAGGATAGTGTCTTAATATGTAAGATAAAATCAACGGGATGGGTGTGTGATAGTACTATATAAAATAAttgttaaaattatatttgtataaatataataattattgattttttttaaaaatcatataaaaaaagtCTAAAATACGTAATTAAacagaaattttaatttttctaagaagagttttataaaaataattgacTAAACTGTTTGCACACGAGatgattattttataaataaaatttgtacAAGTATGTCGtgcatatttattaaaaaactatatatatatttattaagtttttccaatatttattttcaaactCCGGGAAATTTCtctattataaataataaatattcaaAAGATCATTGACAAAAATAATAACCCAACGgagtaaaaaattaaataataaaaaataaattttaaattaattaaaaaacacaataataaataaaaataatattaagatGTAATTAATATAACATTCAacgatatttataattattacatTATAAAATTTTACTTTGAAATTTCGataaattgaatttttattttaaattttttatattatataaattgatttaaaaatattcatatcatattaatatttaaatttagagGCCAAAGATCCTCGACGTCGTTCTCCCTTAATCCGTATTAGGGTTCCGCTTCTCCGATTCCTCTCGACGATCATGCAGCCGCCCAACTCCAATGTCCCATCTCATATGGCTCCGCCTCCTCAATACCAGCAATACCCTCAACAACAGCAATCTCATCAATGGATGTCGCAGCCACCGCAATATCATGTCCCTCCGCCACAGCAGCCACCGGCTTCTGGCTACTATTACCAGCAGCCTCCACAACAGTCTATGTACGCCCCCGATCCGACGGGTCAGGCGCATCCCGTGGCGGACGACGGGATCCGGAGTCTCTGGATTGGTGATCTGCAGTATTGGATGGACGAGCAGTATTTGATCAGCTGTTTCGGCACTTCCGGGGAGGTATACGTGAATACCTGCACTCTTTAATTTCATatgtgattttttaaaaaaaatccaggAAGGCTGGTTCTTAGTATTTGGAAAGTTTAGTGCTCGAGTCAAGTTTTCCAAGTTTTATTCTTTCTTAATTaagttttgttttgtttctttCGTTTGCATTTCTGAATCGTTGATCAGGCTTTTCGCCCGTATGAGATTCCGATTTAGGTTGTAAACTATTAGGTTTGCGTTA
Encoded here:
- the LOC140836800 gene encoding CDP-diacylglycerol--glycerol-3-phosphate 3-phosphatidyltransferase 1, chloroplastic, which encodes MAIFRSLISRFSRSPSYPRDSSRLRTIFSLSSTSPSPISAPFLLYTPVKISHTHFLFRSRFLFPIGGPLFLCNPPWKLSQSATPLLLQPNVASYFIKLRALNLLQKPSFPHNLRFRPAYDAQKLLTEGADDKFGNASAIDAPGSHDVIIDSYLNLPNYISFARMLSGPLLGWMIANDMYSYAFIGLAISGATDWLDGYIARKMGINSVVGSYLDPLADKVLIGCVVLAMVDKDLLHPGLVSLVVLRDFALVCGAVYKRASSLDWERNSWHDFFNLDGAHSQKVEPLLISKLNTVLQLVLVAAALLQPEYGNEETQFFIHILSWVVASTTVASTAAYGAQYLRNGTKFVKKPQART
- the LOC140836801 gene encoding pentatricopeptide repeat-containing protein At1g11630, mitochondrial-like, which translates into the protein MALRCNLRSSSLQRFRLFSTSILNPDSKSLLTSKEKSRSALSLIRFEKNPERILDICRAAALTPESHLDRVAYSRAISSLKQSHYYEGIRSLIKESVTRPDFKSERFVSHFVILYGQAGLIGDAAKLFDEMPQMGVDRSVKTLNSLLFSCILAGEYGELKRVFSEYPNKYGLAPTLETYNTVLKGFCESGSANSSHSILAEMERKGIKPNGTTFATVIAGFYKEEKFSDVGKMMELMKKHGVATSIGIYNVRIQSLCKLKRSTEAKVLLDTILGRGRKPNRVTYNHLIHGFCVEGKMEIAKSLFKEMIDSKLKPDAKCYFTLIYYMCRGQDFESALAICKESMSEGWVPNMSTMKSLVDGLASIEKIDEARWIIGQVKEKFSRNAGAWAEIEENLLK
- the LOC140836802 gene encoding derlin-2.2, coding for MAQAVEEWYKQMPIITRSYLTAAIVTTIGCSLDIISPYDLYLNPKLVVKHYQIWRVITNFLYFRKMDLDFLFHMFFLARYCKLLEENSFRGRTADFFYMLLFGASVLTGIVLIGGMIPYVSESFAKIIFLSNSLTFMMVYVWSKQNPFIHMSFLGLFTFTAAYLPWVLLGFSVLVGASAWVDLLGMIAGHAYYFLQDVYPRMTGRRPLRTPGLIRSLFADEPVVAARPANIRFAAPPEDVQQN